One Pantanalinema sp. genomic window carries:
- a CDS encoding DUF6338 family protein, with protein sequence MAIDQKVALYTLLFVVPGFILSWIISLFVSNRTKDVSQLLIQYLSLTSLNYAVWSWLLVLLANKPTIWLWGHGSVIALSVFFIMFVSPVAIGLLIGNLIVRNRKGPLWRAIGFNPNILFPVGWDYKFNQLAQDNQAAFLKVILTDGGVVGGAFSGRSFASTDPAERDLVLEEAYRYDGERWHPVPNSAGMWVRGDRIAAVEFVFDSKEEPHVQETAHPDRKPPVLNQ encoded by the coding sequence ATGGCAATCGATCAAAAGGTCGCCCTTTATACCTTGCTCTTTGTGGTGCCAGGTTTCATCTTGTCCTGGATCATCTCGCTCTTTGTCTCGAACCGCACCAAGGATGTCTCCCAGCTGCTGATCCAGTATCTGAGCTTGACGTCATTGAACTACGCCGTGTGGTCGTGGTTATTGGTTTTACTGGCAAACAAACCCACCATCTGGCTTTGGGGCCATGGATCCGTCATTGCGCTCAGCGTGTTTTTCATCATGTTCGTTAGTCCGGTCGCTATTGGGCTATTGATCGGGAACCTGATCGTTCGCAATCGAAAAGGTCCTCTCTGGCGCGCGATCGGTTTCAATCCCAACATCCTGTTCCCGGTGGGTTGGGACTACAAGTTCAATCAACTGGCCCAGGACAACCAAGCCGCTTTCCTGAAGGTCATCTTGACCGATGGTGGGGTGGTGGGCGGTGCTTTCTCGGGCCGCTCCTTCGCCTCTACCGACCCGGCGGAACGGGATCTCGTGCTCGAAGAAGCTTATCGCTATGACGGTGAGCGCTGGCATCCGGTTCCAAACAGTGCCGGCATGTGGGTTCGGGGAGACCGAATCGCGGCTGTCGAGTTCGTCTTCGACAGCAAGGAGGAGCCTCATGTCCAAGAAACCGCTCATCCAGATCGAAAACCGCCGGTACTCAATCAGTAG
- a CDS encoding secondary thiamine-phosphate synthase enzyme YjbQ, giving the protein MLETLVVKTHAREQLLDLSAEVRAVLARSGAREGLVVVYSTHTTAAITLNENADPDVPRDMLHWLRQRIPQHGEFVHAEGNSDAHLKTSLFGVSQTVVVHQGRLMLGRWQGIFLAEFDGPRTREVLVKVVAS; this is encoded by the coding sequence ATGCTTGAAACCCTGGTCGTGAAGACCCATGCCCGCGAGCAGCTGCTCGACCTTTCGGCCGAGGTGCGCGCGGTGCTCGCGCGATCCGGCGCGCGCGAGGGCCTGGTGGTGGTCTACAGCACCCATACCACCGCCGCGATCACCCTCAACGAGAACGCCGATCCGGACGTGCCCCGAGACATGCTCCACTGGCTGCGCCAGCGGATCCCCCAGCACGGGGAGTTCGTTCACGCGGAGGGCAACTCCGACGCCCACCTCAAGACGAGCCTGTTCGGCGTCTCCCAGACGGTGGTCGTCCACCAGGGTCGCCTGATGCTCGGGCGATGGCAAGGGATCTTCCTGGCCGAGTTCGACGGGCCGCGCACGCGCGAGGTGCTCGTCAAGGTCGTGGCGTCGTGA
- a CDS encoding glycoside hydrolase family 3 protein: MSERWTAKDLSLDAAVGQLVCPTLFGAQLGDRPYHAEAVALELERYGWGGYILFHAGQAQTRERLAALRAASRLPLLVAADMEHGAGQQIEGLSAFAPAMAFGAAGAPELAYRLGAWTAREALSVGVNWVLAPVADVTVDPLNPIIGIRSFGGDPARVAEMVAAFVRGCQDQGALACAKHFPGHGDTGTDSHTRLAAVMAPRARLEAVEWPPFRAAIASGVASIMSAHLALPGLGIDGPATLSRAAMTGLLREELGFTGLIVSDALLMGGITTLATPAEAAVQAVLAGCDVLLMPPDPCAAHAALVSAVEDGTLGEARVYEAAERVLSAKRRLAVPGAPAPRGAARDLSLRVAREALTLAKGEQGAPLAKGTLCVGVDDGADPSRLSAWRRALDAHGLARHTIVSRDTTPSQWEALIQEAESAPGVLVGVFSPIRVSKDRSLLTEDLVSPLRAIAGRASTTVVSFSSPFLVAQLPEAQRWVLAYGAEPEQIEAAIDALGRGLPLPGTLPVTLPLEVPTPAARAFDERPPSGPAFA, encoded by the coding sequence ATGAGCGAGCGATGGACGGCGAAGGACCTGAGCCTCGACGCGGCGGTGGGACAGCTCGTCTGTCCGACCCTCTTCGGCGCCCAGCTGGGGGATCGGCCCTACCACGCCGAGGCCGTGGCCCTCGAGCTCGAGCGCTACGGCTGGGGCGGCTACATCCTCTTCCACGCGGGGCAGGCCCAGACGCGCGAGCGACTCGCCGCGCTGAGGGCCGCGAGTCGCCTGCCTCTTTTGGTCGCTGCCGACATGGAGCACGGAGCGGGCCAGCAGATCGAGGGGCTGAGCGCCTTTGCGCCCGCGATGGCCTTCGGGGCCGCCGGTGCCCCCGAGCTCGCCTACCGCCTGGGCGCCTGGACCGCGCGCGAGGCCCTCTCGGTCGGGGTCAACTGGGTCCTCGCCCCGGTCGCGGACGTGACCGTCGACCCCCTCAACCCGATCATCGGCATCCGCAGCTTCGGGGGGGATCCCGCGCGCGTGGCCGAGATGGTCGCGGCCTTCGTCCGGGGCTGCCAGGACCAGGGGGCCCTCGCCTGCGCAAAGCACTTCCCGGGCCACGGCGACACCGGCACCGACTCGCACACCCGCCTTGCGGCGGTGATGGCGCCTCGCGCGCGCCTCGAGGCCGTCGAGTGGCCGCCCTTCCGCGCGGCGATCGCAAGCGGCGTCGCCTCGATCATGTCGGCGCACCTGGCCCTGCCGGGGCTCGGGATCGACGGCCCCGCCACCCTCAGCCGCGCGGCGATGACGGGCCTGTTGCGCGAGGAGCTGGGCTTTACGGGCCTCATCGTGAGCGACGCGCTGCTCATGGGTGGCATCACCACCCTGGCGACCCCGGCCGAGGCCGCGGTCCAGGCGGTGCTCGCCGGCTGCGACGTGCTCCTGATGCCGCCGGATCCCTGCGCGGCCCACGCGGCGCTGGTGTCGGCGGTCGAGGACGGTACGCTCGGCGAGGCGCGCGTCTACGAGGCGGCCGAGCGCGTCCTTTCGGCCAAGCGCCGCCTGGCCGTCCCGGGCGCCCCCGCGCCCCGGGGCGCCGCCAGGGACCTTTCGCTGCGCGTGGCCCGCGAGGCCCTGACTCTCGCCAAGGGTGAGCAGGGCGCGCCCCTCGCCAAGGGGACGCTCTGCGTCGGGGTGGACGACGGCGCCGATCCCTCGCGCCTTTCGGCGTGGCGCCGTGCCCTCGATGCCCACGGCCTTGCGCGCCACACGATCGTCTCGCGTGACACCACGCCCAGCCAGTGGGAGGCCTTGATCCAGGAGGCCGAATCGGCGCCGGGTGTGCTCGTCGGCGTCTTCTCGCCCATCCGGGTCAGCAAGGACCGCAGCCTGCTCACCGAGGACCTGGTCTCCCCCTTGCGGGCGATCGCCGGTCGGGCGAGCACGACCGTGGTCTCCTTCTCGAGCCCCTTTCTGGTCGCGCAGCTCCCCGAGGCGCAGCGCTGGGTGCTCGCCTACGGCGCGGAGCCCGAGCAGATCGAGGCGGCGATCGACGCCCTCGGCCGGGGCCTGCCGCTGCCTGGCACCCTCCCCGTCACCCTGCCGCTCGAGGTGCCGACACCGGCCGCTCGGGCCTTCGACGAGCGCCCCCCGAGCGGCCCCGCCTTCGCCTGA
- the ggt gene encoding gamma-glutamyltransferase, giving the protein MRRITLFASAALLACGISAQAADLGTPNEWPYPMEGEPARSAHAMVSTVSPLASKIGVDILKRGGNAVDAAVAIGFVLAVTWPEAGNIGGGGLMMIRDPEGGLEGLDYRETAPAEARHDMFMGPQADGEERSLHGHLAVGTPGTVRGFWIAHRQKGKLPWAELLKPAIALAREGFVVDAALARSFEDRAALLRKNPEAARIFLDRGKPRRAGSRLVQTELAHTLRLIAERGPDGFYKGPVAEAIASDMARSGGILSEGDLAAYRTRWRPPLSIRYHGYTVATMPPPSAGGFVLLAALQMVEHDDFKRIGFHSVSMIHLLAEVERRVYADRNTYIGDPDFSAVPIGELLDSAYLARRRASIDPRRATPENSLRPGQLAEPPQTTSYVVVDRHGGAVSNTTSLNDAFGSGVVAPGTGVLLNGVMNNFAIRPGTPNFYGLAQGEPNAIAPGKRMITSKAPTVVLDPKGRLFMVLGTPGGASIPATLLQVLINVIDYGMNLKEAINAPRFRHQALPERIEVEAGGFVPGTLKALEEMGHHVHIASSSIGDVKAVAVTPGAEREGYADPRRGGTSMGY; this is encoded by the coding sequence ATGCGTCGAATCACCCTTTTCGCCTCGGCTGCGCTCCTGGCCTGCGGCATTTCCGCTCAGGCGGCAGACCTCGGCACGCCGAATGAGTGGCCCTATCCCATGGAGGGCGAGCCCGCGCGCTCGGCCCATGCCATGGTCAGCACCGTGTCTCCCCTGGCCAGCAAGATCGGGGTCGACATCCTGAAGCGCGGCGGGAACGCCGTCGATGCCGCGGTTGCCATCGGCTTCGTCCTGGCGGTCACGTGGCCCGAAGCCGGCAACATCGGTGGCGGCGGCCTGATGATGATCCGTGACCCCGAAGGCGGCCTCGAGGGCCTCGACTACCGCGAAACGGCGCCCGCCGAGGCCCGGCACGACATGTTCATGGGCCCGCAGGCCGACGGAGAGGAGCGCAGCCTGCACGGTCACCTGGCGGTCGGCACGCCGGGAACGGTCCGCGGCTTTTGGATAGCCCACCGTCAAAAGGGCAAGCTGCCCTGGGCCGAGCTGCTCAAACCGGCGATCGCCTTGGCCCGAGAAGGCTTCGTGGTGGATGCCGCCCTGGCCCGTTCCTTCGAGGATCGCGCCGCCCTGCTCCGGAAAAACCCCGAAGCGGCGCGGATCTTCCTGGACCGGGGCAAACCCCGCCGGGCCGGATCCCGGCTCGTCCAGACCGAGCTCGCCCATACCCTACGCCTGATCGCCGAGCGAGGTCCCGACGGTTTTTACAAGGGGCCGGTGGCCGAGGCGATCGCCTCGGACATGGCGCGCAGCGGCGGCATCCTGAGCGAAGGCGACCTCGCCGCATACCGGACCCGGTGGCGGCCTCCCCTCAGTATCCGCTACCACGGGTACACCGTCGCCACCATGCCTCCGCCGAGCGCGGGCGGCTTCGTGCTCCTCGCCGCGCTCCAGATGGTCGAGCACGACGATTTCAAGCGGATCGGCTTTCACTCCGTCTCGATGATCCACCTTCTCGCCGAGGTGGAGCGCCGCGTCTACGCCGATCGCAACACCTACATCGGCGACCCCGATTTCTCCGCGGTCCCGATCGGCGAGCTGCTGGACAGCGCCTACCTGGCCCGGCGCCGCGCAAGCATCGATCCCCGGCGCGCGACTCCGGAGAATTCCCTGCGACCGGGCCAGCTGGCTGAGCCGCCCCAGACGACCAGCTACGTGGTCGTCGATCGACACGGCGGCGCCGTGAGCAACACCACCTCCCTCAACGACGCTTTCGGCTCGGGGGTCGTCGCTCCGGGCACGGGGGTCCTGCTCAACGGCGTGATGAACAACTTCGCCATAAGACCGGGTACCCCCAATTTCTATGGCCTGGCCCAGGGCGAACCGAACGCGATCGCTCCCGGCAAGCGAATGATCACGTCCAAGGCCCCGACCGTGGTCCTCGACCCGAAGGGGCGCCTGTTCATGGTCCTCGGAACGCCAGGTGGGGCAAGCATCCCCGCCACCCTCCTCCAGGTGCTGATCAACGTGATCGACTACGGCATGAACCTCAAGGAGGCCATCAACGCGCCCCGCTTCCGCCACCAGGCCCTTCCCGAGCGCATCGAGGTCGAGGCCGGCGGCTTTGTTCCCGGCACCCTCAAGGCCCTCGAGGAAATGGGGCACCACGTTCACATCGCGTCGAGTTCGATCGGCGACGTCAAGGCCGTCGCCGTGACGCCGGGCGCAGAGCGCGAGGGCTACGCCGATCCGCGCCGCGGCGGGACGTCCATGGGGTACTAG
- a CDS encoding ATP-binding protein, whose product MVPSPSPPDDLQRPLLDGEQDVSLERLWFLVHAGGILSSSLDTMTTLRSVARLAVPSLADCCLIDLFEEGGLRRIVAVHSDPGLEGLTEELRRFPPDLSKEEGVSVVLRTGKPLFIPELLPSFLDGIALDEDHLALLRRLSPRSLISVAMSARGDLFGAISLFRSKGDHPYTSEDLLVAEILAQRAADALDNARLYLQAARARDRYHSLLDDVDGIVWEGEPGTLAFTFVSKQAEAILGYPREAWLLPGFWQSHLHPDDRAAVVKQCQESTDAGRDHRLSYRMIGADGRTLWINDHVRVLTDQSGRPTQLRGIMLDVTQQHALEAERARLQGEEQASRAEAAAAKKLDRLKDELLQSVSHELRTPLTSIFGYSEFLEEGTAGALNAQQGEYVQQIRAASLQLERLVDDLLDNARISAGTFRLNLAPSDLGRQIREAVRALRLRAAEAGVRLEVELAPGDLTLAMDPQRIQQVLTNLIANALKFTPREGRITVRARREGQRLHCEVQDTGIGIAPEDLPKLFQRFAQLEAGRRERGTGLGLSISKALVEAHGGTIGVFSQKGKGTTFWFTLPTTARRSQAATLS is encoded by the coding sequence ATGGTCCCGTCGCCGAGCCCGCCAGACGACCTTCAGCGCCCGCTCCTCGACGGTGAGCAGGACGTGTCGCTGGAGCGGCTCTGGTTCCTGGTGCACGCCGGCGGGATCCTCTCGTCCTCGCTCGACACCATGACCACCCTGCGGAGCGTCGCCCGGCTCGCGGTCCCTAGCCTGGCCGACTGTTGCCTGATCGACCTCTTCGAGGAAGGCGGCCTCCGGCGGATCGTGGCGGTCCACTCCGACCCCGGCCTCGAGGGCCTCACCGAGGAGCTGCGCCGCTTCCCCCCCGATCTCTCGAAAGAGGAGGGCGTCTCCGTCGTCCTGCGCACGGGCAAGCCTCTCTTCATTCCCGAGCTTCTCCCCTCCTTCCTCGACGGCATCGCCCTCGACGAGGATCACCTCGCCCTGCTGCGGCGCCTCTCGCCCCGCTCCTTGATCTCGGTGGCCATGAGCGCCCGGGGGGATCTGTTCGGGGCCATCAGCCTCTTTCGCTCGAAGGGCGATCATCCCTACACCTCGGAGGACCTGCTCGTCGCCGAGATCCTCGCCCAGCGCGCCGCCGACGCGCTCGACAACGCGCGGCTCTACCTTCAGGCCGCGCGCGCGCGCGATCGCTACCACTCGCTGCTCGACGACGTGGACGGCATCGTCTGGGAAGGGGAGCCGGGCACCCTGGCCTTCACCTTCGTCAGCAAGCAGGCCGAGGCGATCCTCGGTTACCCGCGCGAGGCGTGGCTTTTGCCCGGGTTCTGGCAGAGCCACCTCCACCCCGACGATCGCGCAGCGGTGGTCAAGCAGTGCCAGGAGAGCACCGATGCGGGCCGGGACCACCGGCTGAGCTACCGGATGATCGGCGCTGACGGTCGCACGCTCTGGATCAACGACCACGTCCGGGTCCTCACGGACCAGAGCGGCCGCCCCACCCAGCTGCGGGGGATCATGCTCGACGTCACCCAGCAGCACGCCCTGGAGGCGGAGCGCGCGCGGCTCCAGGGCGAAGAGCAGGCGAGTCGCGCCGAGGCGGCCGCAGCCAAGAAGCTCGATCGGCTCAAGGACGAGCTGCTCCAGTCGGTCTCCCACGAGCTGCGCACTCCCCTGACCAGCATCTTCGGCTACAGCGAGTTCCTGGAGGAGGGCACCGCTGGCGCGCTCAACGCGCAGCAGGGCGAGTACGTCCAGCAGATCCGGGCCGCGAGCCTCCAGCTGGAGCGCCTGGTGGACGACCTTCTGGACAACGCCCGGATCAGCGCGGGCACCTTCCGCCTCAACCTCGCACCCTCGGATCTCGGCCGGCAGATCCGCGAGGCGGTGCGCGCCCTCAGGCTCAGGGCCGCCGAGGCGGGAGTCCGGCTCGAGGTGGAGCTCGCGCCGGGGGACCTGACGCTCGCGATGGACCCGCAGCGCATCCAGCAGGTCCTGACCAACCTGATCGCCAACGCCCTGAAGTTCACCCCCCGAGAAGGCCGCATCACCGTCCGGGCCCGCCGCGAGGGGCAGCGGCTCCACTGCGAGGTCCAGGACACCGGCATCGGGATCGCCCCCGAGGACCTGCCCAAGCTGTTCCAGCGCTTCGCCCAGCTCGAGGCGGGCAGGCGCGAGCGGGGCACCGGCCTCGGGCTGAGCATCAGCAAGGCCCTGGTGGAGGCCCACGGCGGCACCATCGGGGTGTTCAGCCAAAAGGGCAAGGGCACGACCTTCTGGTTCACCTTGCCCACCACCGCCCGACGGTCGCAGGCTGCCACCCTCTCATGA
- a CDS encoding iron-containing alcohol dehydrogenase produces the protein MENFTFQNPVRVHFGKGQIAKLTGEIPAGTKVLLTYGGGSIKANGVYDQVMKALAGREVMEYGGIEPNPSFETLMPAVELVRKEGIDFLLAVGGGSVLDGTKFIAAAVNFEGDPWDILAKGARVASALPLGAVLTLPATGSEMNGSSVITRRETREKLAFSSRHVYPRFSILDPETTFSLPPRQVGNGIVDAFVHTTEQYLTYPADAPLQDRMAEAILSTLVEVGPRTLSNPTDYQARATFMWSATMALNGIIGVGVPQDWATHSIGHELTALHGLDHGQTLAVVLPAILEVKREQKSGKLIQYAERVWGIREGDDETRMREAIAKTRAFFESLGVPTRLADYGVSAETIPTIVDRMERRGEVALGEREDIGPSTVREILEVCCR, from the coding sequence ATGGAGAACTTCACGTTTCAGAACCCGGTCCGGGTCCACTTCGGCAAAGGACAGATCGCGAAGCTGACGGGCGAGATCCCGGCCGGCACCAAGGTGCTCCTGACCTACGGCGGCGGCAGCATCAAGGCCAACGGCGTGTACGACCAGGTCATGAAGGCGCTCGCCGGTCGCGAGGTCATGGAGTACGGCGGCATCGAGCCGAACCCGAGCTTCGAGACCCTGATGCCCGCGGTCGAGCTGGTGCGCAAGGAGGGGATCGACTTCCTCCTCGCCGTGGGCGGCGGCTCGGTCCTCGACGGCACCAAGTTCATCGCCGCGGCCGTGAACTTCGAGGGCGACCCCTGGGACATCCTCGCCAAGGGTGCCCGCGTCGCCTCGGCGCTGCCCCTCGGCGCGGTCCTGACCCTGCCTGCGACCGGCTCGGAGATGAACGGCAGCTCGGTCATCACCAGGCGGGAGACCCGCGAGAAGCTCGCCTTCTCGAGCCGCCACGTCTATCCCCGCTTCTCGATCCTCGACCCCGAGACGACCTTCTCGCTGCCGCCGCGCCAGGTCGGCAACGGCATCGTGGACGCCTTCGTCCACACCACCGAGCAGTACCTGACCTACCCGGCCGATGCGCCCCTGCAGGACCGCATGGCCGAGGCGATCCTCTCGACCCTGGTCGAGGTCGGCCCCAGGACCCTTTCGAACCCCACCGACTACCAGGCGCGCGCCACCTTCATGTGGAGCGCCACCATGGCCCTCAACGGGATCATCGGGGTCGGCGTGCCGCAGGACTGGGCCACCCACTCCATCGGCCACGAGCTGACGGCCCTGCACGGCCTGGACCACGGCCAGACGCTCGCGGTGGTGCTGCCCGCCATCCTCGAGGTCAAGCGCGAGCAGAAGTCCGGGAAGCTCATCCAGTACGCCGAGCGCGTCTGGGGGATCCGCGAGGGCGACGACGAGACGCGCATGCGCGAGGCGATCGCGAAGACCCGCGCCTTCTTCGAGTCGCTCGGGGTTCCAACGCGCCTGGCTGACTACGGGGTCAGCGCCGAGACGATCCCCACGATCGTGGATCGCATGGAGCGTCGCGGCGAGGTGGCCCTCGGCGAGCGCGAGGACATCGGGCCCTCGACGGTCAGGGAGATCCTGGAGGTCTGCTGCCGGTAG